A DNA window from Mucilaginibacter xinganensis contains the following coding sequences:
- a CDS encoding RMD1 family protein, whose translation MLQQVLSYQIADSIDLKAFKSAFKAELYFSDTDELFYTVDEGQYIYVFKYGVVCFLNYDPIRISEFLRLISSNCRNAFDQNLTEEFKIQTNAGKNKIGFNSIEIEGAAIEVLRLIMLTVSQSVALDYYEEQTTKLIEETNYHTQILEAKGRLNISGINLKKYIGKTLVLKNRIAENLYIFDSPPETWDDENLNKIHTDLKRTFDLQERFRDIQEGLSIVKDNLELFRDLLQYRNSYRLELVIIILILVEVINIFAQKIFK comes from the coding sequence ATGTTACAACAAGTTTTATCATACCAAATAGCCGATAGCATTGACCTGAAAGCGTTCAAATCAGCATTTAAGGCCGAACTATATTTTAGCGATACCGATGAATTGTTTTATACGGTAGATGAAGGCCAGTACATTTATGTTTTTAAATATGGCGTAGTTTGTTTTTTAAATTACGATCCCATCAGGATTTCTGAATTTTTAAGGCTCATATCATCTAATTGCAGGAATGCCTTCGACCAAAACCTTACAGAGGAATTTAAAATTCAAACCAATGCGGGCAAAAATAAAATAGGTTTCAATTCAATTGAGATCGAGGGAGCAGCTATTGAAGTTTTACGATTGATTATGCTTACCGTGTCACAATCGGTTGCGCTTGATTATTACGAAGAGCAAACTACTAAATTAATTGAGGAAACAAACTATCATACCCAAATATTGGAGGCAAAGGGGCGCCTTAATATATCCGGAATAAACCTAAAGAAGTATATCGGAAAAACACTGGTGTTAAAAAACCGTATTGCCGAGAACCTGTACATTTTTGATTCGCCTCCGGAAACCTGGGACGATGAAAACCTGAATAAAATCCATACAGATCTTAAGCGAACATTTGATTTGCAGGAAAGGTTTAGGGATATTCAGGAAGGGCTAAGTATTGTAAAAGACAATCTGGAGCTTTTCAGAGACCTTTTACAGTATAGGAATAGTTACCGGCTCGAATTGGTTATCATTATTCTGATCCTTGTAGAAGTGATCAATATTTTTGCGCAAAAAATATTTAAGTAA
- the katG gene encoding catalase/peroxidase HPI — MENNGSQSLAELNKSTAKCPFLGGALKQSAGSGTRNRDWWPNQLKLNILRQNSSLSNPMGEAFNYAKEFSSLDLDAVKKDIFELMTTSQEWWPADYGHYGPFFIRMAWHSAGTYRISDGRGGAGFGTQRFAPLNSWPDNANLDKARLLLWPIKKKYGKKLSWADLMILTGNCALESMGFDTFGFAGGRADVWEPAEDIYWGAEKEWLGDTRYSGDRELENPLAAVQMGLIYVNPEGPNGNPDPVASARDIRETFGRMAMNDEETVALIAGGHTFGKTHGAADPGKYIGKEPAAAGIEEQNLGWKNSYGTGNADNTITSGLEGAWTTTPTKWSNNYFENLFGYEWELTKSPAGAHQWKPKDDAGAGTVPDAHDPSKRHAPFMLTSDIALRVDPAYEPIARHFFEHPDEFADAFARAWFKLTHRDMGPRARYLGPEVPSEELIWQDPVPAVTHELIDSYDIVALKSKILASGLSVAQLVSTAWASASTFRGSDKRGGANGARIRLAPQKDWEVNNPAQLAKVLETLEAIQTEFNNNAVGNKKVSIADLIVLGGCTGVEQAAKNAGYDVKVPFSPGRTDASQEQTDVQSFAVLEPSADGFRNYLKPVHAALAEAMLVDKSQLLSLTAPEMTVLIGGMRALNTNFDQFQHGVFTKRPGLLTNDFFINLIDLETKWSAVPGSQDIFEGRDRKTNEIKWTGTRVDLIFGSNSELRAVAEVYACEDSEEQFIHAFIAAWAKVMNLDRFDLA; from the coding sequence ATGGAAAATAACGGATCTCAAAGCCTGGCTGAGCTAAACAAAAGCACCGCCAAATGCCCTTTTTTGGGCGGAGCTCTAAAACAAAGCGCAGGCAGCGGCACCCGAAACCGCGACTGGTGGCCTAACCAGCTAAAATTGAATATACTGCGTCAAAACTCATCACTGTCCAATCCAATGGGTGAAGCATTCAATTATGCGAAGGAGTTCAGCAGCCTTGATCTGGACGCCGTAAAGAAAGACATCTTCGAATTGATGACCACCTCACAAGAATGGTGGCCTGCTGACTACGGGCACTACGGACCATTTTTTATCCGGATGGCCTGGCACAGTGCAGGTACTTACCGCATTTCTGACGGCCGCGGTGGCGCGGGCTTCGGTACCCAGCGTTTTGCGCCGCTCAACAGCTGGCCTGATAATGCAAACCTCGACAAAGCACGCCTGTTGCTTTGGCCAATCAAGAAAAAATACGGCAAGAAACTATCCTGGGCGGATCTGATGATCCTCACCGGCAACTGCGCGCTCGAGTCAATGGGCTTCGATACCTTCGGTTTTGCCGGCGGGCGTGCCGATGTTTGGGAACCTGCGGAAGATATTTATTGGGGGGCTGAAAAAGAATGGCTCGGTGACACCAGGTATTCGGGCGACCGGGAGCTGGAAAATCCGCTTGCTGCTGTGCAAATGGGTTTGATATATGTGAACCCGGAGGGGCCTAATGGAAACCCTGACCCCGTCGCTTCAGCCCGCGATATCCGTGAGACTTTTGGCCGCATGGCAATGAACGACGAAGAAACAGTAGCATTAATTGCAGGCGGACACACCTTTGGTAAAACACACGGTGCCGCCGACCCTGGTAAATATATTGGTAAAGAGCCTGCCGCCGCTGGCATAGAAGAACAAAACCTGGGCTGGAAAAACAGTTACGGAACAGGTAACGCAGACAACACCATTACAAGTGGTCTTGAGGGCGCTTGGACCACTACCCCAACAAAATGGAGCAATAATTATTTTGAAAACCTTTTCGGTTACGAATGGGAATTAACTAAAAGCCCCGCCGGTGCACATCAGTGGAAACCGAAAGATGACGCAGGTGCCGGTACCGTACCGGATGCACACGATCCGTCAAAACGCCATGCACCTTTTATGCTGACAAGTGACATCGCCCTGCGCGTAGATCCTGCCTATGAACCCATTGCCAGGCACTTTTTTGAGCACCCTGATGAGTTTGCAGATGCTTTTGCACGGGCATGGTTCAAGCTTACACACCGTGATATGGGTCCGCGTGCCCGCTACCTTGGGCCGGAGGTACCCTCGGAAGAGTTGATCTGGCAAGACCCTGTTCCTGCTGTTACGCATGAACTTATTGACAGCTACGACATCGTTGCACTAAAAAGTAAAATTCTGGCTTCCGGGCTATCTGTAGCCCAATTGGTATCAACTGCATGGGCATCAGCGTCAACTTTTCGCGGGTCTGACAAGCGCGGCGGTGCAAATGGTGCACGTATCCGGCTGGCTCCGCAGAAGGACTGGGAAGTTAACAATCCTGCTCAGCTTGCCAAAGTATTAGAAACGCTTGAAGCCATTCAAACGGAATTTAACAACAATGCGGTTGGCAATAAAAAGGTATCAATAGCTGACTTGATTGTTTTAGGCGGATGTACAGGCGTTGAACAGGCCGCAAAAAATGCAGGGTATGACGTAAAGGTTCCCTTTTCTCCGGGACGTACAGATGCATCACAGGAGCAAACCGATGTACAATCATTTGCCGTGCTGGAGCCCAGTGCAGATGGGTTTCGCAATTACTTAAAGCCGGTGCATGCGGCGTTGGCAGAAGCAATGCTTGTTGATAAGTCACAATTATTATCGCTTACCGCCCCGGAAATGACGGTATTGATAGGCGGCATGCGTGCACTGAATACAAACTTTGATCAGTTTCAACATGGGGTATTCACTAAACGCCCGGGCTTGCTTACTAATGATTTCTTCATCAATCTGATTGATCTTGAAACAAAATGGAGCGCTGTTCCGGGATCACAGGACATCTTTGAAGGGCGTGATCGCAAGACAAATGAAATCAAATGGACTGGTACCCGCGTTGATCTTATCTTCGGTTCTAATTCTGAGCTTCGGGCTGTAGCAGAAGTGTATGCGTGTGAAGATTCAGAGGAGCAATTTATACATGCCTTTATCGCAGCATGGGCTAAAGTGATGAACCTGGATCGCTTCGATCTGGCCTGA
- a CDS encoding LacI family DNA-binding transcriptional regulator, translating to MGSVNIKKLALELNLSAATVSRALHDSYEISTETKQRVWALAKALNYQPNHFASNLRQQKSMTIAVIVPEVANNFFSQAINGIEEIARLHDYHVLIYQTHESTEKEIALIKRLLSGRVDGILISVASNANDSEHFKELITQLPLVFFDRLYEDIEAITVTTDDYESAFNATQHLVDCNCKKIAYLQALNNLSTGKKRLAGYLDALKNNGIISDEALIIKNCDDENKNYEQVKGLLITHKPDGIIASIEDLALPCYYACNDLNLNIPADVKIVSFSNLKTAPLLKPSLTTITQPAFQIGKEAATILFSVLNKKDIQPNETKVLKSTLMIRESTGMG from the coding sequence ATGGGTAGTGTTAATATAAAAAAACTTGCGCTTGAGCTCAATTTATCCGCAGCCACGGTTTCAAGAGCGTTGCACGACAGCTATGAAATAAGCACGGAAACCAAACAGCGGGTTTGGGCCCTGGCTAAAGCATTAAATTATCAACCCAACCATTTTGCAAGCAACCTGCGGCAGCAAAAAAGCATGACCATAGCCGTAATTGTTCCCGAAGTAGCCAACAACTTTTTTTCGCAGGCAATAAACGGGATCGAAGAGATTGCCCGGCTTCATGATTATCACGTGCTGATTTATCAAACCCATGAAAGTACTGAAAAAGAAATAGCACTTATAAAGCGTTTATTAAGCGGCCGGGTTGATGGTATTTTAATTTCAGTAGCCAGCAATGCCAACGACAGTGAGCACTTTAAAGAACTGATAACCCAATTGCCGCTCGTTTTTTTTGACAGGCTGTATGAAGACATAGAGGCAATTACTGTCACAACCGATGATTACGAAAGCGCGTTTAATGCAACGCAGCACTTAGTAGATTGCAACTGTAAAAAAATCGCCTACCTGCAGGCGTTGAACAACCTTTCAACAGGAAAGAAACGGCTTGCCGGTTATTTGGATGCTTTAAAAAACAACGGTATTATTTCCGATGAAGCTTTGATTATTAAAAACTGCGACGATGAAAATAAGAATTATGAACAGGTAAAAGGCTTACTCATCACTCATAAACCGGATGGTATTATCGCATCTATTGAGGACCTTGCCCTACCCTGTTACTATGCTTGTAACGATTTGAATTTGAATATCCCGGCTGACGTTAAAATAGTTAGTTTTTCTAACCTTAAAACGGCGCCGCTTTTAAAGCCCTCCCTTACCACTATAACGCAACCAGCGTTTCAAATCGGGAAAGAAGCAGCCACCATACTATTCAGCGTGCTTAATAAAAAGGACATTCAGCCAAACGAAACAAAGGTTTTAAAATCAACACTTATGATCAGGGAATCAACCGGCATGGGTTAA
- a CDS encoding inositol oxygenase family protein, translating into MNNLNNDEGTPLASLDVWEDDVLSRYPEPGGPAKSKEEFRNYDKPELDGVREFYRLNHKYQTYENVLAKKANFLKFDKKEMPWWQAMEYLNTLVDDSDPDTSLDQLQHLLQTAEAIRADGHPDWFVLTGFIHDLGKVLCLFGEPQWNVVGDTFPVGCKFSDKIVYPEFFADNPDTYDERYNTSYGVYSHQCGLDNIHMSWGHDEYLYHITKDYLPEPALYMIRYHSFYAQHREHEYDHLLNANDQEMFKWVDKFNPYDLYSKSPVPPVVSELKPYYEDLLAKYFPATVKL; encoded by the coding sequence ATGAATAATTTAAACAATGACGAGGGAACACCCCTGGCGAGTTTAGACGTTTGGGAAGACGATGTATTAAGCCGTTACCCGGAACCCGGTGGGCCGGCTAAAAGCAAAGAGGAATTCAGGAATTACGATAAACCGGAACTTGATGGGGTACGAGAGTTCTACCGTTTAAACCATAAATATCAAACCTATGAGAATGTGTTGGCCAAAAAGGCAAACTTTTTGAAGTTTGATAAAAAGGAAATGCCCTGGTGGCAGGCTATGGAGTACTTAAATACCCTTGTTGACGATTCAGACCCCGATACCTCACTTGATCAGTTACAGCATTTGCTGCAGACGGCGGAAGCGATCCGTGCCGATGGACACCCTGACTGGTTTGTGTTAACCGGCTTTATTCACGACCTGGGTAAAGTGTTATGTTTATTTGGCGAACCACAATGGAATGTTGTTGGAGACACATTCCCGGTAGGTTGTAAGTTTTCTGATAAAATTGTTTACCCGGAGTTTTTTGCAGACAACCCGGATACTTATGATGAACGATATAATACCAGTTACGGTGTTTATTCGCACCAATGCGGGTTGGATAATATCCACATGTCATGGGGGCACGACGAATATTTATACCATATCACCAAAGATTACCTGCCCGAGCCTGCACTGTATATGATCCGTTATCACTCTTTTTACGCGCAACACCGTGAGCATGAGTACGATCATTTGCTTAATGCCAATGACCAGGAAATGTTTAAATGGGTAGATAAATTTAATCCTTACGATCTTTACTCAAAAAGTCCGGTTCCGCCGGTAGTGTCAGAACTTAAGCCGTATTATGAAGATTTACTGGCTAAGTATTTTCCTGCCACTGTTAAATTGTAA
- a CDS encoding ABC transporter ATP-binding protein translates to MEKILEAVSITKYFHDPHTVKVLNNINFTLLKGEFVSIIGKSGCGKSTLLYILSTMDTDYEGAVLIENVSLVNRSEAELAHIRNEKIGFVFQFHYLLNEFSVLKNVMLPGLKLAKLSANEIEQRAYEKLKILGIEAEALKKPNQLSGGQKQRVAIARALINDPLIIMGDEPTGNLDKKNSEIVFDIFKELADTYHQTLLIVTHDNEFAGKTQRIIEMEDGVILKTINNSPALPLH, encoded by the coding sequence ATGGAGAAGATATTGGAAGCTGTTAGTATTACCAAATATTTTCATGACCCGCATACGGTTAAGGTTTTGAATAATATCAATTTTACATTATTAAAAGGCGAATTCGTTTCGATAATCGGCAAATCGGGCTGCGGGAAATCCACCCTGCTTTATATCCTGTCAACCATGGACACTGACTATGAAGGAGCGGTTTTAATTGAGAATGTAAGCCTGGTAAACAGAAGTGAAGCGGAACTCGCCCATATCAGGAACGAAAAAATTGGTTTCGTTTTCCAGTTTCATTACTTATTGAACGAGTTTTCCGTTTTAAAGAACGTAATGTTACCGGGACTAAAGCTGGCAAAACTGTCTGCAAATGAAATTGAGCAAAGGGCATACGAAAAACTCAAGATTTTAGGTATTGAAGCTGAGGCCTTAAAAAAACCCAACCAGTTATCCGGCGGGCAAAAGCAACGCGTGGCTATTGCCCGGGCTTTAATAAATGATCCGCTGATTATAATGGGTGATGAGCCGACCGGAAATCTCGATAAAAAAAACAGCGAAATTGTTTTCGACATCTTTAAAGAGCTGGCTGACACTTATCATCAAACGCTGCTGATTGTTACCCACGACAATGAATTTGCAGGCAAAACGCAAAGGATCATTGAAATGGAAGATGGAGTAATATTGAAAACCATCAACAACTCCCCTGCTCTTCCGTTACATTAA
- a CDS encoding ABC transporter permease: MKYKLIRDISFALLLARWRQTLVAAIGVTFSIAMFIALLSFMGGLNQLLDGLIINRTPHIRLYNEIEPSKNQAVNLFPEYKKYHNFISSVKPKNELLRIHNNSAIIKMLQADPAVAGVAPKVTALVFYNSGAIDLTGNVAGIDVDAENRLFSLKDYITQGNYIDLKNVPNSIILGVGVAKKMMANVGDVIRLTTNTGQQMPLKVVGYFQSGVQDIDNVQSYTSIGTAQKLLAESNNYITDIQIKLKHIEQAPQLARQYQKLFDVDAIDIQTANAQFETGSFIRTLISYAVGVTLLIVAGFGIYNILNMMIYEKMDSIAILKATGFSGRDVNSIFITIALSIGIFGGIVGLLVGFGLAEIIDQIPFNTASLPTIKTYPVSYNPAFYLIGGTFSIITTYFAGFLPSRKASKIDPVVIIRGK, from the coding sequence ATGAAGTATAAGCTGATAAGGGATATATCGTTTGCACTGTTACTTGCCCGCTGGCGGCAAACGCTGGTGGCAGCAATAGGCGTTACTTTTAGCATCGCCATGTTTATTGCGCTGTTAAGTTTTATGGGCGGACTTAACCAACTGCTTGATGGGCTGATCATTAACCGCACACCGCATATCAGGCTTTACAATGAAATTGAACCATCAAAAAATCAGGCTGTTAATTTATTTCCCGAATATAAAAAATACCACAACTTTATAAGTTCAGTTAAACCCAAAAATGAACTGCTAAGAATCCACAACAATAGTGCAATTATTAAAATGCTGCAGGCTGATCCGGCAGTTGCCGGGGTAGCCCCCAAAGTTACGGCACTGGTGTTTTATAACTCAGGGGCAATTGATCTTACAGGCAATGTCGCCGGAATTGATGTGGACGCTGAGAACAGGCTTTTTTCACTTAAAGATTATATTACCCAAGGCAATTATATTGATCTTAAGAATGTACCTAACAGCATAATACTTGGCGTGGGCGTTGCTAAGAAAATGATGGCGAATGTTGGCGACGTGATTCGTTTAACTACCAATACAGGCCAGCAGATGCCCTTAAAAGTTGTTGGCTATTTTCAATCCGGCGTACAGGATATAGATAATGTGCAAAGCTATACTTCCATTGGCACGGCCCAAAAATTATTAGCAGAATCAAACAATTATATTACTGATATACAAATTAAACTTAAACATATAGAACAAGCCCCGCAATTAGCCAGGCAATACCAAAAGCTGTTTGATGTAGATGCGATTGATATACAAACGGCAAATGCACAGTTTGAGACCGGCTCGTTTATCAGAACGCTCATCTCGTATGCTGTCGGTGTTACGCTGTTGATCGTTGCTGGGTTTGGCATCTACAACATCCTCAATATGATGATTTATGAGAAAATGGATTCGATTGCAATTTTAAAAGCTACCGGCTTTTCGGGTAGAGACGTGAATAGCATATTTATAACCATTGCTTTGTCGATCGGGATTTTTGGGGGCATTGTTGGTTTATTAGTGGGCTTTGGATTGGCGGAGATCATTGATCAAATCCCCTTTAACACGGCGTCTTTGCCCACCATTAAAACCTACCCGGTTTCTTACAATCCCGCTTTCTATCTTATAGGCGGCACATTTTCAATAATCACCACCTATTTTGCCGGGTTCTTACCGTCAAGAAAAGCGAGTAAAATAGATCCGGTAGTTATTATAAGAGGAAAATAA
- a CDS encoding efflux RND transporter periplasmic adaptor subunit, whose product MSKKLYFLIAALFCSACHSDNEKTKPVIAPITESVYAAGIIKSKDQYQVFPKVNGIIRRVFVTEGDSVKIGTPLLSISNDPERITKENAELEANFFDFSTNQGQINEAQKLKDAAKSKMRNDSALYSRQQALWKQQIGTKVQLEQTALNYENSQTAYFSSVVKYNDLKRQLKLNSQQSKKKLAIATRQESDFILKSEVNGTVYRVYKTKGELAGSQTLLALIGSTNKFLLEMQIDEYEIIKVKINQEVLITMDSYKGKVFIGRVTKLYPIMDEKSKTFLVEAEFIKQPDTLYPNTTFEANIVIRTKKNALLIPRDYLLNDAFVIKGKNDTARVITGLKDYQKVEILSGVKATDVLRKPKQ is encoded by the coding sequence ATGAGTAAAAAGCTATACTTTTTAATTGCAGCATTATTTTGCAGCGCGTGTCATAGCGATAACGAAAAAACCAAACCCGTCATAGCTCCTATCACTGAATCTGTTTATGCTGCAGGGATAATTAAGAGCAAGGATCAATACCAGGTATTTCCTAAGGTTAATGGTATTATCCGCCGCGTATTTGTAACTGAAGGCGATAGTGTGAAAATTGGCACGCCATTGCTCTCTATATCTAATGATCCGGAGAGAATCACAAAAGAAAATGCTGAACTGGAGGCCAATTTCTTTGATTTTAGCACCAACCAGGGTCAAATAAACGAGGCGCAAAAGCTTAAAGATGCTGCCAAAAGCAAAATGCGGAACGATTCGGCATTGTACTCAAGACAACAGGCATTGTGGAAGCAACAAATAGGTACTAAAGTGCAATTGGAACAAACTGCGCTTAATTATGAAAACTCGCAAACAGCATACTTTTCATCGGTTGTAAAATATAACGACCTAAAGCGGCAATTAAAATTAAACTCCCAACAGTCAAAAAAGAAACTGGCCATTGCGACCAGGCAGGAAAGCGATTTTATTTTAAAAAGTGAGGTAAACGGCACGGTGTACAGGGTTTATAAAACCAAAGGTGAATTGGCCGGATCTCAAACGCTCCTGGCATTGATTGGTTCAACCAATAAATTCCTCCTCGAAATGCAAATAGATGAGTATGAAATAATTAAGGTTAAAATAAACCAGGAAGTACTGATCACAATGGACAGCTATAAAGGAAAAGTATTTATTGGGAGGGTAACTAAACTTTACCCAATAATGGATGAAAAAAGTAAAACGTTTTTGGTGGAGGCTGAATTTATTAAACAACCAGATACTTTGTACCCAAACACAACATTTGAGGCAAACATAGTAATACGAACCAAAAAAAATGCTTTACTGATTCCAAGGGATTATTTATTGAATGACGCATTTGTTATTAAGGGTAAAAATGATACAGCGCGTGTAATAACAGGTTTAAAAGACTACCAAAAGGTTGAGATTTTATCGGGGGTAAAAGCAACCGATGTGTTAAGGAAACCGAAGCAATGA
- a CDS encoding diacylglycerol/lipid kinase family protein has protein sequence MEIAKVFFIINPFAGQQIPVLESISDIFDGSKIEYQVYELKEGESAETIARAQIGSYDLIAIYGGDGSVTATGSALIGTSTPLAIIPGGTANVLAKEMGIPTEAKEALTLIHNGRYKLKTIDTGRVNGQPFLLRVSLGIMATMITEAVPELKDQLGQMAYGVSAIKTIYEAEPVNYTIDIDGKIIHTQGVSLTITNSGSMGIGDLQLQPGISISDGLLDIILLKDAGILSLVKAAGSSLLQYKTDAISHWAGRKVKVTMQQQQVYLLDDCGYEAKELNIEVIPSSLSVVIPVKD, from the coding sequence ATGGAAATTGCCAAAGTTTTTTTTATCATAAATCCATTTGCAGGCCAGCAAATACCGGTGTTAGAATCTATAAGCGATATTTTTGACGGAAGTAAAATTGAGTACCAGGTATATGAGCTTAAAGAAGGAGAAAGCGCCGAAACTATTGCCCGTGCTCAAATCGGAAGCTATGATCTGATTGCTATTTATGGCGGCGACGGCAGTGTCACAGCAACCGGATCTGCACTTATTGGTACTAGCACCCCTCTGGCTATTATCCCGGGAGGAACCGCAAATGTGCTTGCTAAAGAAATGGGGATCCCAACGGAAGCTAAAGAAGCATTAACTCTTATTCATAACGGGCGATATAAGCTTAAAACCATAGATACCGGCCGGGTAAACGGCCAGCCTTTTTTATTGCGGGTAAGTCTGGGAATTATGGCAACGATGATAACGGAAGCAGTGCCCGAACTTAAGGACCAATTGGGGCAAATGGCTTATGGTGTATCAGCAATAAAAACAATTTATGAAGCTGAGCCGGTTAATTATACCATTGATATTGACGGGAAAATAATACATACGCAAGGAGTATCACTCACCATAACAAATTCAGGCAGTATGGGCATCGGCGACCTGCAACTGCAACCGGGAATAAGTATCAGCGATGGTTTGCTCGACATTATTTTGTTAAAAGACGCCGGTATTTTATCATTAGTTAAAGCTGCCGGAAGCAGCTTACTTCAATATAAAACCGATGCGATCAGTCATTGGGCGGGCCGAAAAGTAAAGGTTACAATGCAGCAGCAACAGGTGTATTTACTTGATGACTGTGGGTACGAAGCAAAAGAGCTAAACATTGAGGTTATTCCTTCATCGCTTTCAGTGGTAATACCGGTAAAAGATTGA
- a CDS encoding phosphatase PAP2 family protein: protein MQLTERKKKIMVYVIGGIIVGFLLLTAFVIIFQTTFIDKEFSEEIQEHQNPFLDTAMKFVSWFGYMPNAALTVLGTCCIFLFYGYKKEAIYLAMSMLSGLVSTIFKFVINRPRPAEPLVRIVAKASQQSFPSGHMLFYVVFFGFLTLLMFQLKNIAVFVRVTVAVISLLLIFVVPFSRIYLGAHWFTDVLGGFLLGLLCLYLLSFYYLKSPNSKYF, encoded by the coding sequence ATGCAATTAACCGAGCGTAAGAAAAAAATAATGGTGTATGTTATTGGTGGGATTATAGTTGGTTTTCTGCTGCTCACAGCATTTGTTATTATTTTTCAAACCACATTTATTGATAAAGAATTTTCCGAAGAGATCCAGGAGCACCAGAACCCCTTTTTAGATACAGCAATGAAATTTGTAAGCTGGTTTGGATACATGCCCAATGCGGCGTTAACAGTATTAGGCACCTGCTGCATTTTTTTATTCTATGGCTATAAAAAAGAGGCCATTTATCTTGCTATGTCGATGCTTTCAGGTTTAGTGAGTACTATTTTCAAATTTGTTATTAACCGGCCCAGGCCAGCAGAACCACTGGTACGTATTGTAGCGAAAGCCAGCCAGCAAAGTTTCCCAAGTGGGCACATGCTTTTTTACGTGGTGTTTTTCGGCTTTTTAACGTTGCTGATGTTTCAGCTAAAAAATATTGCGGTATTTGTTCGGGTTACAGTTGCTGTTATATCCCTGCTGCTGATATTTGTTGTCCCTTTTTCACGTATTTACCTGGGCGCGCATTGGTTTACGGATGTACTGGGAGGTTTCCTTTTAGGTTTACTATGTTTATACCTGCTCAGCTTTTATTATTTAAAGAGCCCGAACAGTAAATATTTTTAA